From Sphingobacterium bambusae:
ACTTGTATTCCCCTTTGTTTTACTTGAACAGAAACACCTTGTAGGCTCTTCCCGTCATTATCCGTAATCTTCCCAGAAACAAAACTTTGCTGGGTTTGTTGTACAGCTTTTGTACGGCGAACAATTATCGCCTTATTTTGGATCAAACATTCCAAATCCGTTTCACGAAAAAGGAGCTCTAACACTGCATCCAGTGGTCGATTACTTACATGTAGAGTCATGGGTTTGATATCCATAATATCCCGATCCTCATAAACGAAAGAAAAACCTGTTTGCTGTGTTATCGCCAACATTATCTGCTTCAAAGAGGTATTGGAAATACTTAGACTTATACGTTGCGCATTGGCAATAGCAACAGACCCCATTATGAAGAGTAGATAGAACAAGCCAATCAGCCTCACTGAGCCCCTGACCCTTCTATTGGTAAAACTACGTATGCCAACATATCGTTTTCGTGTAATTTTCATTAATAGTTGATAGTTTTTACAATACAGATTGCTACAGGACCTGTTCCTCGAAGGATACATAATTAGGTCGCCCTGTGCTCGGTATTGTTTTGGTTATAAACTCGGTTAGTTAATTTTCTGTAGATCGAAACTTCTCTAGTAGTTAGCAACATAACGAGAGTTATTCCTCGATCAACAGTATACATAATTTCATTTTAGTATTAATCTATAGTACTTACCCTCCTTTCTTCAATTTTGAATTTAATCCCTGTTTTCCATTCGATAGCCTGCAGGACAGATGATAGTTTTGCATCGCGTCGAACCATGGCTGAGAGGCGCACATCTTTAAAAGCGCCCATGTCGACTTCGACATCATACCAGCGTGATATCTGTCTCCCAAACTCCAACAGCGTTTGGTTATCCACAAAATAGACCCCCGATTTCCACGAAGAGACCTCCACGCTATTGACCTGCTTAACCATTACATGTGAATCAGCGGTAATTATCGCCTGTTGCCCAGGCGATAGTTTCGTCTGTTTACATGATGGACATGGGCTTATATTAATCTGCCCACTATTGAGTGTAATGTAATATCGTCCGTCATCCGCGTAACTATTCACGTTGAAGCTCGTTCCCAAAACTTCGACACGTTGCCGTCCTACTTGCACTACGAAAGGTTTTGTCGGGTCTTTAGAAACATCAAGAAACAGTTCTCCTTGCACCGTTACTAAGCGTTCATTATCCTCGAATTTCGACGGATAAGATATCGATGAGGAGGCATTGAGCCACACACGTGTGCCATCCGGAAGCTGCGCCTGATAATGAGCCGCTTTTGCTGTCTCAAGTGTTAGTTGTTGTATATCTTTTAGGGTCAGTAGCTCCTCTCCGTCCTCATAGTGAATAGCCTCGTCTCCTGAGGCAATTCCATTTTCATGAGCCGACAAAACAATGGTTTTACCTTCCGATGTGCGGAGGACAGCTTTATTGGATGGGGGCATGACATCATCCCCGTAGGGAGATGAAACAGGTATGGACACGAGCTCTTTAGGACGATCATTGGTATAGCGATACACTGCGAGCCCTAAAAAAGCAAATAGGCAGACGGTTGCTGCAACTGCAAGCAACCGTTTAGGGCTATACGTTTTCTTCATCTGTTGATGTAGCGTATCGTTCACCTGCATCAAACGTGTAAGCTGCAGAGCAGACAAGTGATCACACTCATTTTCAACCCGTTCCAATTCTA
This genomic window contains:
- a CDS encoding FecR family protein produces the protein MESEQRLHVLFCKFLDKNCSACELQELFCAFDSADESELRTLIAVELERVENECDHLSALQLTRLMQVNDTLHQQMKKTYSPKRLLAVAATVCLFAFLGLAVYRYTNDRPKELVSIPVSSPYGDDVMPPSNKAVLRTSEGKTIVLSAHENGIASGDEAIHYEDGEELLTLKDIQQLTLETAKAAHYQAQLPDGTRVWLNASSSISYPSKFEDNERLVTVQGELFLDVSKDPTKPFVVQVGRQRVEVLGTSFNVNSYADDGRYYITLNSGQINISPCPSCKQTKLSPGQQAIITADSHVMVKQVNSVEVSSWKSGVYFVDNQTLLEFGRQISRWYDVEVDMGAFKDVRLSAMVRRDAKLSSVLQAIEWKTGIKFKIEERRVSTID